In Alkalihalobacillus sp. FSL W8-0930, a single window of DNA contains:
- a CDS encoding alpha/beta hydrolase: MWKQELLETEQGIFEVFMKGEGDPLCVTHLYSEFNDRGNYFADPFTEAFTVYLVNLRSAGNSRVVAAESECSMRQSVEDLEAIRRALQIDTWSFAGHSTGAMLGLVYAVEYPDSLEKVLINAGAGSYEYMNHPDCIYNRSNPSNSRVLELLDTIKSSESVDERRAASKEWTQMSIYRPERYDEYFSKPSSGKIVGRRLNYFSYQELPTFNLFEQLPHVRVPAIISCGKYDRQCPLDCSIQIHESLPHSELVIFNESNHNAFLEEEHAFNELVQRFNQLRA; encoded by the coding sequence ATGTGGAAGCAGGAGTTACTTGAGACAGAACAGGGTATATTTGAAGTGTTTATGAAAGGTGAAGGCGACCCTTTGTGTGTGACTCATTTATACAGCGAGTTTAACGACCGAGGTAACTACTTTGCTGATCCATTTACGGAAGCGTTTACTGTATATTTGGTGAACCTGCGCAGTGCAGGAAATTCGCGCGTCGTTGCTGCTGAAAGTGAATGTAGCATGCGACAAAGTGTAGAAGATTTGGAAGCCATTCGTCGTGCCTTGCAAATTGATACATGGAGCTTTGCAGGACATTCAACAGGAGCGATGCTTGGACTGGTTTACGCAGTTGAGTACCCGGATTCATTAGAAAAGGTTCTAATTAATGCGGGTGCTGGAAGTTATGAGTACATGAATCATCCGGACTGTATCTACAATCGCTCAAACCCCTCTAATTCAAGGGTACTAGAATTACTGGATACCATAAAATCGAGTGAGTCAGTGGATGAACGAAGAGCTGCAAGTAAAGAATGGACACAGATGTCGATCTATCGTCCTGAACGATATGACGAGTATTTCTCAAAGCCTAGTAGCGGAAAAATCGTCGGGAGGCGGCTTAATTATTTTTCGTATCAGGAACTACCTACTTTTAACTTGTTCGAGCAGCTTCCTCATGTAAGAGTTCCTGCAATCATTAGCTGTGGGAAATATGATAGACAATGCCCACTCGACTGCTCCATACAGATTCATGAAAGCTTACCGCATTCAGAGCTTGTTATCTTTAATGAAAGCAATCATAATGCCTTTTTAGAAGAAGAACATGCGTTTAATGAGCTTGTTCAAAGGTTTAACCAACTTAGAGCCTAA
- a CDS encoding methionine ABC transporter permease, with the protein MLESLPESIRPNISTDILITSLYETLYMVFLSLLFSAIIGILLGVVLVVTRKGHILECTWLFNILNPIINVLRSVPFIILMVAIIPFTRFIVGSAVGMEAAVVPLVVYAAPYIARLIENSLLEVDPGIIEAADSMGASKAQIIFRFLLPEAKGSLILSITTATIGLVGATAMAGAIGAGGIGNVAITYGYQRFDNATMVITVILLIVMVQGLQSLGNLLAKKSRRR; encoded by the coding sequence ATGCTTGAGAGCCTACCAGAATCCATTAGACCAAATATCTCAACGGATATACTGATCACCTCCCTTTATGAAACGTTATATATGGTGTTCTTATCCTTACTGTTTTCAGCGATTATCGGTATTTTACTTGGTGTTGTACTAGTTGTGACACGTAAAGGGCATATTCTTGAATGTACTTGGCTTTTTAATATATTAAATCCGATTATTAATGTGCTGCGGTCAGTACCATTTATTATTTTAATGGTAGCGATTATTCCGTTCACTCGTTTTATTGTTGGAAGTGCTGTTGGAATGGAAGCGGCCGTAGTACCGCTCGTTGTCTACGCAGCACCGTACATTGCCAGGTTAATTGAGAACTCACTACTTGAAGTCGATCCCGGCATCATTGAAGCGGCTGATTCAATGGGAGCATCAAAAGCTCAAATTATCTTCCGCTTCTTACTACCGGAAGCAAAAGGCTCACTCATTTTAAGTATTACCACAGCTACGATTGGACTTGTTGGTGCAACAGCAATGGCAGGTGCGATTGGAGCAGGTGGAATCGGTAATGTCGCAATCACTTATGGTTATCAGCGTTTCGATAACGCTACAATGGTCATCACAGTTATCTTATTAATTGTTATGGTACAAGGCTTGCAATCACTTGGAAACTTACTTGCTAAGAAATCAAGAAGAAGATAA
- a CDS encoding class I SAM-dependent methyltransferase has translation MENKFDQLENQFTYAERTAHQEWIQLILSKVVLEDKRVADIGCGGGIYTRMLAECGPRSVLGVDSSKRMLEAAQAKTTSDTIQYVYADGENLAPLADGSLDVVVERAVIHHLTELLPNMKEISRVLSKEGGVAIIQDRTPEDCLIEGSPTHIRGYLFECFPFLAELEKKRRFSDEAVQKAMLAAGFKCVEKVELWETRTVYSTINELAEDLLSRRGRTILHELNDEQLKEFVSYVSSKLSQEREIIEKDRWSVWFGFCN, from the coding sequence ATGGAAAATAAATTTGATCAGTTAGAAAATCAATTTACGTATGCTGAACGAACTGCACATCAGGAATGGATACAGCTCATTCTTTCTAAGGTAGTGCTTGAGGACAAAAGAGTAGCGGATATTGGCTGTGGAGGTGGAATCTATACTAGGATGCTGGCAGAATGTGGGCCACGCTCCGTTCTAGGTGTGGATTCCTCTAAGCGAATGCTTGAAGCGGCTCAAGCAAAAACAACAAGTGATACGATCCAATATGTCTACGCCGATGGAGAGAACTTAGCTCCTCTCGCTGATGGCAGTCTTGATGTCGTGGTAGAACGGGCTGTGATTCACCATCTAACCGAACTGCTTCCTAATATGAAAGAGATTTCTCGTGTGCTTTCAAAAGAGGGAGGAGTCGCAATCATCCAAGATCGAACGCCTGAGGACTGTTTAATAGAAGGATCGCCAACGCATATTCGTGGCTATCTATTTGAATGCTTTCCGTTTTTAGCAGAATTGGAAAAGAAGCGTAGGTTTTCAGATGAAGCGGTCCAGAAGGCAATGCTTGCGGCAGGCTTTAAGTGTGTGGAAAAGGTTGAATTGTGGGAAACACGCACTGTATATTCAACCATAAATGAGCTGGCAGAAGATCTACTGTCTAGAAGAGGACGAACCATTCTGCATGAGTTAAATGATGAGCAACTAAAAGAGTTTGTGAGTTATGTATCGTCAAAGCTTTCACAGGAGCGGGAGATTATTGAGAAAGATCGCTGGAGTGTATGGTTTGGCTTTTGTAACTGA
- a CDS encoding methionine ABC transporter ATP-binding protein: MIEFKGVSKVFKTKDREVKALDDVTFRVEKGQIAGVIGFSGAGKSTLIRSVNLLERPTDGDVIVNGQSIMSLKGSQLQKAKRDIGMIFQHFNLLQSKTVFENVAVPLRLVRTPQAEVKKRVAELLEFVGLSDKAESYPEQLSGGQKQRIGIARALASNPAVLLCDEATSALDPETTSAILQLLKRVNTEFNVTILIITHEMGVIREICDRVAVMESGRIIEEGTVLDVFSKPQHQTTKNFVRSVVNDQIPASVRRILEQGSEKTRIYKIEFIGESSGKPLLSELVRKFDVDVNVLFGNITEIQDTPFGSLTVEVQGEPESLEAAFQFILDKELLVSEVKLDA; encoded by the coding sequence TTGATTGAATTTAAAGGAGTCAGCAAGGTATTCAAAACAAAAGATCGCGAAGTAAAAGCACTTGATGATGTGACCTTTCGTGTAGAAAAAGGGCAAATCGCAGGTGTCATTGGATTTAGTGGGGCTGGGAAAAGTACATTAATAAGGAGCGTCAACTTGCTTGAACGCCCAACGGATGGGGACGTGATCGTAAACGGCCAAAGCATTATGTCATTAAAGGGAAGCCAATTACAAAAGGCCAAGCGCGATATTGGTATGATCTTTCAGCACTTTAATTTGCTTCAATCAAAAACAGTGTTTGAGAATGTAGCTGTACCCTTGCGACTTGTTCGTACACCTCAAGCAGAAGTGAAAAAGCGTGTAGCGGAATTGCTTGAATTTGTTGGATTATCAGATAAAGCGGAAAGCTACCCAGAACAACTTTCTGGAGGACAGAAGCAGCGTATTGGAATTGCTCGTGCACTTGCATCAAATCCAGCCGTCCTTCTATGTGATGAGGCCACGTCAGCACTTGATCCAGAAACAACTAGTGCGATTCTCCAGCTTTTGAAACGAGTGAACACAGAATTTAATGTGACGATTTTAATCATCACTCATGAAATGGGCGTTATACGAGAAATCTGTGATCGTGTAGCCGTAATGGAATCAGGACGAATCATTGAAGAAGGAACGGTCCTCGATGTTTTCTCAAAACCACAGCATCAGACAACGAAGAACTTTGTTCGTTCCGTCGTGAATGATCAAATTCCAGCAAGCGTGAGACGTATCTTGGAACAAGGTTCGGAAAAAACAAGAATCTACAAGATTGAGTTTATTGGTGAATCCTCAGGGAAACCACTTTTATCTGAGCTTGTAAGAAAATTTGACGTCGATGTTAATGTTCTTTTTGGAAACATTACAGAAATTCAGGACACACCATTCGGAAGCTTAACTGTTGAAGTGCAAGGTGAACCCGAGTCACTAGAAGCGGCATTTCAATTTATTTTAGACAAAGAGTTACTTGTATCGGAGGTGAAACTTGATGCTTGA
- the nikB gene encoding nickel ABC transporter permease — protein sequence MSMYIMKRILMIVPIFLIATFVTYGMISLSPVDPAEAYFAAAHIQATDQMIEDKRAELGLDQHFVVQYLESLKRISQFDFGLSYLTDKPVFQEITSRMSATIQLSISSLLIAIVVSVPIGFFAGMKKNSLIDHLSRALSFIGASIPSFWLGYLLIFFLSVKFDLFPVEGTGSWQHLVLPSLTLAFPLIAVYTRLLRTSVMDNLKEPYVLFARTRGLREKLIIGKHLFRMSISPMIAGLGMNLGNLMTGAIIVEVVFSWPGFGRYFIDALFNRDIPVIQGYVVLASAIFLLANLLVDLLQMMIDPRIARVRGGSK from the coding sequence ATGAGCATGTATATTATGAAACGAATACTAATGATTGTTCCGATCTTTCTTATCGCTACATTTGTTACCTATGGAATGATTAGTTTATCTCCAGTTGATCCGGCAGAGGCTTATTTCGCAGCTGCTCACATCCAAGCAACGGATCAAATGATTGAGGATAAAAGGGCAGAGCTAGGGTTAGATCAGCATTTTGTTGTTCAGTACCTGGAGTCTCTTAAAAGGATAAGCCAATTCGATTTTGGCTTATCTTATCTTACAGACAAGCCTGTGTTTCAAGAGATTACGTCAAGGATGTCGGCAACCATTCAGTTATCGATCTCAAGTTTACTTATTGCCATTGTTGTTAGTGTTCCGATCGGTTTCTTTGCAGGCATGAAGAAAAACAGTCTAATTGATCATCTCAGTCGGGCCCTCTCTTTTATTGGGGCCTCCATCCCCTCCTTTTGGTTAGGTTATTTATTAATCTTTTTTCTATCCGTGAAGTTTGACTTGTTCCCTGTTGAAGGAACCGGTTCGTGGCAGCACTTAGTCTTACCTTCACTTACATTGGCCTTTCCGTTAATTGCCGTTTACACACGCCTTTTACGCACAAGTGTCATGGATAATTTAAAGGAGCCCTATGTATTATTTGCTCGTACCAGGGGCCTCCGTGAGAAGTTAATAATCGGAAAACATCTATTCCGGATGTCTATTTCCCCAATGATTGCGGGACTTGGAATGAATCTTGGAAACTTAATGACAGGGGCCATTATTGTTGAAGTTGTCTTCTCATGGCCTGGCTTTGGACGATATTTTATTGATGCTTTGTTTAATCGTGACATTCCCGTCATTCAAGGATATGTGGTACTCGCTTCTGCTATTTTCCTACTTGCCAATCTACTAGTAGATCTATTGCAAATGATGATTGATCCACGAATTGCAAGGGTTAGAGGTGGATCAAAATGA
- a CDS encoding SEC-C domain-containing protein: MEMTVGRNEPCPCGSGKKYKKCCMNKKQVTDINQAREERVAQQKHQLTKKLQAFMDKKVTYSEFLTLQSEFHRRSNRLIPERIEEGYVNFWLNFFYAHENGLTGVKWFLQEEGHRLQSAEKELAEQWTTLKPRLVQAVNQVEQEIVFLDLYTEETFKMTKDTENLPTFRPWYGTIGLIEFFGETPFFNGIRILQGPDHVERAKIAVNELMAEQKVSHEEAMTQYFPEVLGALLAKEQRPFTMSQSKMTQITIEANVEQTQTFATLLKDRDEFVVYDWRDQQKHLTQAENWATYKDSAVDSEVLMADAVATLEFSGSHMTYTTYTKEKAEWFKQLLEAYPQFVGSLEESVKTQPAGAMAFSNKLLQMTGEPPEYFALYAEQAKSFDLSAPIPALDQHSIYELVDNNQMDAAESWFRQSEFNLYDQVISKYQTVDVTFDINHFRKEAGLPESPFVTQKENRESSIKPIYYHNNQFLSVKQEDIETYEDLGFSPNTVDAFYHDPILRFFKEKTDGKAAGTVRKYRTSLFTIRYSLEVQRTKDWSDCTKDFWKKHLLIDLFENDVISQTQVKDLLSTIKAFTKWLDQNAGTTTHADASAVCSELESSLIEAVKVYNLSSDSGRFSLPQYQKVEPEATGGLFKVTEVTEDRVQVKSMDTKDTLTFVLPKKAQNLVNEGLILEAVVEEAEDQHAELAKLLNVYPKEAYQYL, encoded by the coding sequence ATGGAAATGACAGTAGGTAGAAACGAACCATGTCCATGTGGCAGTGGTAAAAAATATAAGAAATGCTGTATGAATAAAAAACAAGTGACAGATATCAACCAAGCACGTGAAGAGCGTGTTGCACAACAAAAGCATCAGCTGACTAAAAAGCTGCAGGCTTTTATGGATAAAAAGGTTACATATAGCGAATTCTTAACCCTTCAATCAGAATTTCACCGTCGTTCAAATCGGTTAATTCCTGAACGTATTGAAGAAGGCTACGTGAACTTCTGGCTTAATTTCTTTTATGCCCACGAGAATGGGTTAACAGGAGTGAAGTGGTTCCTACAAGAAGAAGGACATCGTCTTCAATCAGCTGAGAAGGAATTAGCAGAACAATGGACAACGCTTAAGCCACGCCTGGTACAAGCCGTAAATCAAGTTGAGCAGGAGATCGTCTTCCTGGACCTTTACACAGAAGAAACCTTTAAGATGACGAAGGATACAGAGAACCTCCCAACCTTCAGACCTTGGTACGGGACAATCGGTTTAATTGAATTCTTTGGGGAAACACCTTTCTTTAATGGCATTCGAATTCTTCAAGGACCGGATCACGTAGAACGCGCTAAGATTGCTGTTAATGAGTTAATGGCTGAACAAAAGGTTTCACATGAGGAAGCCATGACACAGTACTTCCCAGAAGTATTAGGAGCATTACTTGCGAAGGAACAACGTCCGTTTACAATGAGCCAGTCAAAAATGACTCAAATAACAATTGAAGCAAATGTAGAACAAACTCAGACGTTTGCCACTTTACTTAAAGACCGTGATGAATTTGTCGTTTACGATTGGCGCGATCAGCAAAAGCACTTAACACAAGCAGAAAACTGGGCTACGTATAAAGACAGTGCGGTTGATAGCGAAGTGTTGATGGCTGATGCAGTAGCGACGCTTGAGTTTTCTGGATCTCACATGACGTATACCACCTATACAAAAGAGAAGGCAGAATGGTTTAAACAACTGCTTGAGGCTTATCCGCAGTTTGTGGGTAGTTTAGAGGAATCAGTTAAAACGCAACCAGCTGGAGCTATGGCCTTTTCGAATAAGCTATTGCAAATGACAGGGGAGCCACCAGAATATTTTGCTCTCTACGCGGAACAAGCTAAGTCCTTTGACTTAAGCGCTCCAATCCCAGCACTTGATCAGCACAGTATCTATGAGCTGGTTGATAACAACCAAATGGATGCGGCTGAGAGCTGGTTTAGACAAAGTGAGTTTAATCTTTATGATCAAGTGATTTCGAAGTATCAAACTGTTGATGTTACGTTTGATATCAATCATTTCCGTAAAGAGGCTGGCTTACCTGAGTCTCCGTTTGTTACTCAAAAAGAGAATCGAGAAAGTAGTATCAAACCAATCTACTATCACAACAATCAATTCCTTTCTGTAAAACAAGAGGATATCGAGACATATGAAGACTTAGGATTTAGTCCAAATACCGTTGATGCATTTTACCATGATCCGATTTTGCGCTTCTTCAAAGAGAAAACAGATGGAAAGGCAGCAGGTACGGTTCGTAAATACCGGACAAGCTTATTTACCATTCGTTATTCACTAGAAGTACAACGAACGAAGGATTGGTCTGATTGCACAAAAGACTTCTGGAAAAAACACTTACTCATTGATCTATTTGAAAATGATGTCATTAGCCAAACACAGGTGAAAGACCTATTAAGTACAATTAAAGCATTTACGAAGTGGCTTGATCAAAACGCGGGAACAACAACCCATGCAGACGCTTCTGCAGTTTGCTCGGAGCTTGAGTCTTCCCTTATTGAAGCTGTTAAAGTGTATAATCTCTCGTCCGATTCAGGTCGATTCTCCCTACCTCAGTATCAGAAGGTTGAACCTGAAGCAACAGGTGGATTATTCAAAGTAACAGAAGTGACTGAAGATCGTGTTCAAGTGAAGTCGATGGATACAAAAGATACATTAACCTTTGTTTTACCGAAAAAGGCTCAAAACTTAGTGAACGAAGGTTTAATCCTTGAAGCAGTTGTGGAAGAAGCTGAAGATCAGCATGCTGAGCTTGCAAAATTGCTGAATGTTTATCCTAAAGAAGCGTATCAGTACCTGTAA
- a CDS encoding SAM-dependent methyltransferase, which produces MELSELKVVIGSGGYNNNPGWLHTEEDELNLLKRSSWRENFKEESISAVVAEHVWEHLTYEEGLSAARLVRDYLMIGGHIRCAVPDGYFPNEEYQRIVQVGGPGPEDHPAFTHKIVYTYQTLQSLFKEADFKVNLLEYFDEQGVFHTSDWKKEDGVIYRSSKYDPRNQGDGPHFPSLIIDATKIDNG; this is translated from the coding sequence ATAGAGTTGAGCGAGCTGAAGGTCGTAATTGGATCGGGTGGCTACAATAATAATCCTGGATGGCTCCATACAGAAGAGGATGAACTGAATCTACTAAAGCGTTCAAGCTGGAGAGAGAATTTTAAAGAAGAGTCTATCTCTGCGGTTGTAGCCGAACATGTGTGGGAGCATCTTACATATGAAGAGGGCCTAAGTGCGGCTCGTCTGGTAAGAGATTATCTAATGATAGGCGGACACATTCGTTGTGCTGTACCTGATGGATATTTTCCAAATGAAGAGTATCAACGGATTGTACAAGTGGGTGGACCAGGACCCGAGGACCATCCCGCCTTTACCCACAAGATTGTGTATACATACCAGACGCTCCAATCACTTTTTAAGGAAGCAGACTTTAAAGTCAACTTGTTAGAGTATTTTGATGAGCAAGGAGTCTTTCATACAAGTGATTGGAAGAAAGAAGACGGAGTCATTTACAGATCGTCTAAGTATGATCCGAGAAATCAAGGAGATGGCCCACACTTTCCATCGCTTATCATCGATGCAACAAAAATAGATAACGGATAG
- the nikA gene encoding nickel ABC transporter substrate-binding protein, protein MINRTHSIIGITLTSALLLGACSTGEADNQGSQAPDEHTLTFAWPYDIGEMDPHVYVPSQLFAQSMMYEPLVTYGEGGELIPHLAESWDISEDGLEYTFHLRDDVEFTNGTTFDADAVQSNFENILENIDIHSWLGFIPKINDTEAVDEYTFKITLTEPYYPTLQELTVVRPVRFGDTNVQDLDPALQDIQKSVGTGPWILDDYKVDEYATFVRNDNYWGDLPEEESLTIKVIPDAETRVLAFEKGDVDLIYGEGIISLDSFKQLESTGEYKTSVSDPVATRQLVMNTTKEQLSDERVRQALHYGFNKQGLVEGVTSGLEEAADYILPPNMPYTSNIDATPIEYDPDKAIELLEEAGWTLPNGSQVREKDGQPLEFELMYNSSESIQKTMAETLQSEWTALGVKLDIVGIELSTQIERFKANDFDMNFFSNYGAPYDPHTFANIIATEGFGFNEAISSYENKDEIIEQIDTVLKSTDEEEREELYREILGSLQEQAAIVPISYVNKIALYQEDISDFTFSPNRDEHSFSGIKRN, encoded by the coding sequence ATGATTAATCGAACACATTCAATCATTGGTATCACACTAACATCCGCACTACTTTTAGGTGCATGTTCAACTGGAGAAGCAGACAATCAAGGCTCTCAAGCACCTGATGAGCATACTCTTACATTCGCATGGCCATATGATATTGGAGAAATGGATCCCCATGTTTACGTTCCATCTCAACTTTTCGCTCAGTCCATGATGTATGAGCCATTAGTTACATATGGAGAAGGAGGAGAATTAATTCCTCATCTTGCAGAGTCGTGGGACATCTCCGAAGACGGTCTGGAATATACCTTTCACCTACGTGATGACGTAGAATTTACAAATGGTACAACGTTTGACGCTGACGCTGTTCAATCAAACTTTGAAAACATACTTGAAAACATTGATATACACAGCTGGTTAGGTTTCATTCCAAAAATTAACGATACAGAAGCCGTAGATGAATATACATTTAAAATTACATTAACAGAGCCTTATTACCCTACACTTCAAGAGCTTACCGTTGTAAGACCTGTGCGTTTTGGTGATACAAATGTTCAAGATCTTGATCCTGCATTACAAGACATTCAAAAGTCTGTTGGTACTGGTCCGTGGATTTTAGACGATTATAAAGTAGACGAATATGCGACCTTTGTACGAAACGACAATTACTGGGGTGATCTTCCAGAAGAAGAATCTCTTACGATTAAGGTAATTCCTGATGCAGAGACCCGTGTTCTTGCCTTTGAAAAGGGTGATGTTGACCTTATATACGGAGAAGGAATTATCAGTCTCGATTCATTTAAACAACTTGAATCAACCGGTGAATATAAAACAAGTGTGTCTGATCCAGTCGCTACTAGACAGCTTGTTATGAACACAACGAAAGAGCAGCTTTCTGATGAACGCGTGAGACAAGCCCTTCATTATGGGTTTAATAAACAAGGCTTAGTTGAAGGCGTAACATCCGGACTTGAAGAAGCAGCAGACTACATTCTGCCTCCAAATATGCCGTACACTTCGAATATTGATGCAACACCGATAGAGTATGATCCAGATAAAGCGATTGAACTTCTTGAGGAAGCTGGGTGGACATTACCTAATGGAAGCCAAGTTCGGGAAAAAGATGGTCAGCCTTTAGAGTTTGAATTAATGTATAACTCTTCGGAATCAATCCAAAAAACAATGGCTGAAACCTTACAATCTGAATGGACAGCCCTTGGAGTTAAGCTTGATATTGTAGGCATTGAGCTCAGTACACAGATCGAACGCTTTAAGGCGAATGATTTTGATATGAATTTCTTTAGTAACTATGGCGCACCTTATGATCCTCACACATTTGCTAATATTATAGCAACAGAAGGGTTTGGTTTTAATGAAGCCATTTCTTCCTACGAAAACAAAGACGAAATCATAGAACAAATTGATACAGTTCTCAAGTCAACAGATGAAGAAGAACGAGAAGAGCTTTACCGAGAAATACTAGGATCCCTGCAAGAACAAGCAGCCATTGTTCCAATATCCTATGTAAACAAAATTGCATTGTACCAAGAAGACATCTCTGATTTCACGTTTTCTCCTAATCGAGATGAGCATTCATTCTCAGGTATAAAACGTAACTAG
- a CDS encoding ABC transporter ATP-binding protein: MGIFVFLKKYKAMVGISVVLVLMELSVELFHPYLLARMIDDGIMQGDMETVVFWGVIMMGLTLLAFGAGVLNSFFATHAGQSTGYDIREQVYKRIQYSSFDRLKQFATSSLIMRLTNDVTQIQNSIVMTLRYMLRPPLVIVGALTMALIINYRLALVLVVVIPIVILLVGWVFKKGANQFKLVQTKLDGVNHVMRENLLGFKLVKAFVRRKTEAARFLNVNKSLRDKLISSLRLMELTQPVLLLLMNGSILLILWFGSESIPTGAIPVGDLVAVVNYVLRISAALSSIPLVIMTFSRAKASSERLTEVLGTLEEEKTDEYEVASKQIAGNIQFQDVTFSYEEKEIPDIEDINFQIEAGQRVAIMGATGSGKSALFQLIPRLYRPTSGEIRIDEQPLESFNVVQLRKQISYVAQETFLFSGSIRDNICWGRPDATDEEMIQAAKDAQIHDVIMKLPNQYDANVSQRGSNLSGGQKQRIAIARALIRNPRILLLDDSTSALDAKTEHRFLVALKQYECTTLMITQKVSTAMKSDYILIMDQGRIVAQGSHQELKQTSDLYLAMLASQQKDVI, translated from the coding sequence TTGGGAATATTCGTTTTCCTTAAGAAATACAAGGCAATGGTGGGGATCTCCGTTGTACTTGTGTTAATGGAATTAAGTGTTGAGCTGTTTCACCCGTACTTGCTTGCTCGAATGATTGATGATGGAATTATGCAAGGAGATATGGAAACGGTTGTATTTTGGGGAGTTATTATGATGGGCCTCACTCTCTTAGCCTTTGGTGCGGGGGTGTTGAATTCCTTCTTTGCAACGCATGCAGGTCAAAGTACTGGCTATGACATTCGAGAACAGGTGTATAAGCGAATCCAGTACTCTTCCTTTGATCGACTGAAGCAGTTTGCTACTTCTTCACTCATTATGAGACTGACAAATGATGTAACTCAAATTCAAAATAGTATCGTGATGACTCTTCGTTACATGCTACGTCCGCCTTTAGTCATCGTCGGTGCATTAACTATGGCTCTTATTATCAACTATCGCTTAGCTCTCGTTTTAGTTGTTGTAATACCGATTGTCATTCTGCTTGTTGGGTGGGTGTTCAAAAAGGGCGCAAATCAATTTAAGTTGGTTCAAACAAAGCTTGATGGTGTCAATCATGTGATGAGGGAGAATTTACTAGGGTTTAAACTCGTTAAAGCCTTTGTCAGGAGAAAAACGGAAGCGGCTCGGTTCTTAAATGTAAATAAGAGCCTAAGGGATAAGCTCATTTCTTCTTTGCGGTTAATGGAATTAACTCAGCCTGTTCTTTTACTTTTGATGAATGGATCCATTCTTCTTATCCTGTGGTTTGGCAGTGAGTCCATACCCACTGGAGCAATTCCTGTTGGGGATCTAGTTGCTGTTGTGAACTATGTTTTGCGTATATCTGCGGCACTTTCTTCCATTCCACTCGTGATCATGACCTTCTCAAGAGCGAAGGCTTCCTCCGAACGATTGACGGAGGTACTTGGAACGCTTGAAGAAGAAAAAACAGATGAATATGAAGTAGCTTCCAAACAAATTGCAGGGAACATTCAGTTTCAAGATGTCACATTTTCATATGAAGAAAAAGAGATTCCGGATATTGAGGACATTAACTTCCAGATAGAAGCTGGTCAACGCGTTGCGATTATGGGAGCAACAGGATCGGGCAAGTCTGCACTCTTCCAGCTGATCCCACGCCTGTATCGTCCAACATCAGGCGAGATCAGAATTGACGAGCAACCACTTGAATCCTTTAACGTCGTTCAGTTGAGAAAGCAAATAAGCTATGTTGCGCAGGAGACCTTTCTATTTTCAGGTAGTATTCGCGACAATATTTGTTGGGGCAGACCAGATGCAACAGACGAAGAGATGATTCAAGCGGCGAAGGACGCGCAAATTCATGATGTCATTATGAAGTTACCGAATCAATATGATGCGAATGTTAGTCAAAGAGGAAGTAACTTATCGGGTGGACAGAAGCAACGCATCGCTATAGCTCGAGCTCTCATTCGAAACCCTCGAATCCTGTTGCTGGATGATAGCACTAGTGCATTAGATGCGAAGACGGAGCACCGATTCTTGGTAGCTTTAAAACAGTATGAGTGCACAACTCTTATGATCACGCAAAAGGTGTCAACTGCTATGAAATCCGATTATATTCTAATCATGGATCAAGGACGAATTGTCGCACAAGGATCACATCAAGAACTAAAGCAAACATCGGACCTTTACCTTGCGATGCTTGCTTCACAACAAAAGGATGTAATCTAA
- a CDS encoding GlsB/YeaQ/YmgE family stress response membrane protein, with protein MGFLWSLIIGGLIGWAAGAITGKGVPFGIIGNIIAGFIGANLGGWLFGDWGPSAGGFAIIPALLGAIILVLIVSFIFRSMRKK; from the coding sequence ATGGGCTTTCTATGGAGTTTGATTATTGGTGGTTTAATTGGTTGGGCTGCTGGAGCGATAACAGGCAAAGGCGTACCGTTTGGTATTATTGGTAATATTATTGCTGGTTTTATTGGAGCCAACCTTGGTGGCTGGTTATTTGGAGATTGGGGCCCTTCAGCGGGTGGTTTCGCTATTATCCCTGCATTACTCGGTGCGATTATTCTTGTCTTAATCGTTAGTTTTATCTTTCGTTCCATGCGAAAAAAATAA